A single genomic interval of Astyanax mexicanus isolate ESR-SI-001 chromosome 4, AstMex3_surface, whole genome shotgun sequence harbors:
- the LOC125801460 gene encoding zinc finger protein 239-like — protein MKPSPDMEKHQHFVKSFTKQSNLKNHQRIHTGEKPYYCSDCEKSFTKQSHLKIHQRIHTGEKPYYCSDCGKRFTTKSHLKVHQRIHTGQKPYHCSDCGKRFTQQSDLKIHQRIHTGEKPYYCSDCGNSFNQLGTLKLHQRIHTGEKPYYCSDCGKCFTQQSSLKKHQRIHTGEKPYHCLYCGKSFNQQSHFKIHQRIHTGEKPYHCSDCGKSFTEQGTLKNHQRIHTGVKPYYCSECGNSFTQQSHLNKHQRIHTGEKTIPNLSHGN, from the coding sequence atgaagccaagtcccgacatggagaaacatcagcactttgtcaagagttttactaaacagagtaatctcaaaaatcaccagcgcattcacacaggagagaaaccgtattactgctcagactgtgagaagagttttactaaacagagtcatctcaaaatacaccagcgcattcacacaggagagaaaccgtattactgctcagactgtgggaagagatttactacAAAGAGTCATCTCAAagtccaccagcgcattcacacaggacagaaaccgtatcactgctcagactgtgggaagagatttactcaacagagtgatctcaaaatacaccagcgcattcacacaggagagaaaccgtattactgctcagactgtgggaacagttttaatcaactggggactctcaaactgcatcagcgcattcacacaggagagaaaccgtattactgctcagactgtgggaagtgttttactcaacagagtagtctcaaaaaacaccagcgcattcacacaggagagaaaccgtatcactgtttatactgtgggaagagttttaatcaacagagtcatttcaaaatacaccagcgcattcacacaggagagaaaccgtatcactgctcagactgtgggaagagttttactgaacagggtactctcaaaaatcaccagcgcattcacacaggagtgaaaccatattactgctcagaatgtgggaacagttttactcaacagagtcatctcaataaacaccagcgcattcacacaggagagaaaactatcccaaatttgtCTCACGGCAATTAA